From one Mya arenaria isolate MELC-2E11 chromosome 4, ASM2691426v1 genomic stretch:
- the LOC128229972 gene encoding uncharacterized protein LOC128229972 has product MIRVVHRTWKERRSMSIQENSSPSVFRSRSKNGGSRPVGYNDQQKITIMLVTVSMVFLICIIPGALNSIATHVFRSYSPVGENKNLYMLISTIAFLLETINSSVNFIIYMAMSKRFRLMNKETLCCGNGEYYRKISFSSVKEQFRWSSSKKHNRYQEHPLFDRRTVSDIGPLLNVSNGNAGGRRWSDEAHSEGWELRSHERGSGIGHKIPETISEEPSPQQSKHCLQILQTKTLKKLLVSKRKKKTKTSLLPDRHLKECNGNCSNGDSVDIM; this is encoded by the coding sequence ATGATCAGGGTTGTTCACAGGACATGGAAAGAGAGGCGGTCAATGTCTATACAAGAAAACAGCAGTCCATCAGTATTTCGTTCTCGTAGTAAAAACGGAGGTAGCCGCCCTGTCGGCTATAACGACCAACAGAAAATCACGATTATGTTGGTTACTGTGTCAATGGTTTTCCTCATTTGTATTATTCCAGGAGCATTAAACAGCATAGCTACACATGTGTTCCGTTCGTACTCACCAGTAGGGGAAAACAAGAATTTGTACATGCTGATCTCGACAATCGCCTTTCTTTTGGAGACGATAAATTCTTCTGTTAATTTTATCATCTATATGGCCATGAGTAAACGGTTTAGACTGATGAATAAAGAAACTCTTTGCTGTGGAAACGGGGAATATTACCGGAAAATATCATTCAGCTCAGTAAAAGAGCAGTTCCGTTGGTCATCAagtaaaaaacacaacagataTCAGGAACACCCATTGTTCGATAGAAGAACTGTGAGCGATATTGGACCATTATTAAATGTCTCAAATGGAAATGCAGGTGGCAGACGCTGGTCAGATGAGGCCCACAGTGAAGGATGGGAATTAAGGAGTCACGAACGAGGAAGTGGTATTGGTCATAAAATACCTGAAACTATTTCTGAGGAGCCCAGTCCTCAACAGAGCAAGCACTGTCTTCAAATACTACAAACAAAGACGCTGAAGAAGTTGTTGGTGTCCAAGCGGAAGAAGAAGACAAAGACTTCACTGTTACCGGATAGACATCTTAAAGAGTGCAATGGAAATTGTTCAAATGGAGACAGTGTAGATATTATGTAA